Within Streptomyces roseirectus, the genomic segment GGCCCACTCCCGCTTGGGGTTGGCAATCTGAGGGTCGAACTCCCAGGGTTCGACCGTCGCGAACCCGGCCTCGGTGAAGAGCTGGACGAGTTTGTCGTGGTCGTAGGCCCAGTAGTGAGGGTGGTAGACGGGATCGTCGTCCTGGTCGCGGAAGACGTAGTTGATCAGGTCGAGGTGGGTGTTGATGTGGTCGAGGCAGTCGCGTTTCCCGTACCACTTCTTGAGCAGTGTGCGGGTGTCGGCGTCGCCGGAGGGGTAGCGGGTGAGGACGAAGCCGGCGTCGGGGACGCCGGTGACGACCCTCCCTCCGGGAGCAAGGACGCGGTGGGCCTCGCGGGCGTAGTGCTTGGCGGAGTTCGGGTAGTCGATGTGTTCCAGGAAATGCTCGGAGAACAGGTCGTGGACGGTGTTGTCGTGGAGGGGTATCCCTTCGCGGATGTCCCACAGGAGGTCGGCCGGCGGAACGGCGTCGATGTTGAAGTAGCCGTCGATGCGGTGGGCGCCGCCGCCGATCTGGACCTTGCGGGGCGCGTCGTCGATCCGGCCGTCGGGCCACGCCTTCAGCGCGGCGGTGTGGGTGCGGTGGACATCGAGTTCCTTGAGCGCGGCGCGCAGGGCGCGGGCGAGGCCGTGGGTGGTGGTCGGCTGCCGCAGAAGCTCGGCGATCTGCTCGGCCACGGTGTCAGCGGTCACGTCGGTGGTCTCCTTGTGGGTCACGTCCCGGCCAGGGTGCGGCTGTTGCGCATGAGGGTGTGCTTGATGTCGACGAGACGCGGGGCGATCGTGAGGTCTAGCTGCTGGACGGGGTGGAGTCGTCCAGCGTCGTCCTGTTCGGCTCGCCAGACCCGGTAAGCGAGGTCGGGGTAGGCGGGGTTGATGCCGATCTCGCCCTTGGGGATCGTCCCGTTGAAGGGGGTGACGATGTCCATGTGGTTCCAGTAGTTCCACGCCTGGAGCGCCTTGTGCTGGTCGAAGTAGAAGTAGAAGTGCGGGTAGCGGCCGAAGGTCCGCAGCTCGCGGTGGATGAGGTGGCCCAGGAGGGGGCCGAGGTGGGTGGCGAGGCTGTCGAACTCCCAGCGGGTGTGCCGCCATTCCTCCGGCGTCTGGCCGGGGGTGAAGAGGCGGGCGGCGATGAGGTGGCTGACGCGCTCGGTGAGATGGCGGCGGGCGTGCTGGGGGTCGATCGTCGGGTCGACCTGGGCGAGGAGGGTGTCGAACCGGGCGGGCGGGGGACGGAACTTGGCAAGGTCGAACGTGCCGGCCATGGCCAGCTCGGAGGAGAAGATCAGGTCCTTGTAGAGCCGGTTGTTGAACTCTCCGAGTTCCGCGAGGCGTTGAGTTTCGGCGCTGGTGGAGTACAGCATCAGGTACTCGGCCAGGGCCTCGAAGTACACGTACCCGAGGATCGGCAGGCGCGGGATCGCCGAGTCGAGCAGCCCCAGGAACAGCTCGGGGTCGACGGTGGTCTGCGCGTGGGCGACCGCGGAGGCGAGGGCGAGGAACCCGACGGAGTTCTTCGTCCGGCTGGTGATCGTCTCTCGGAGCTGGTGGCGTTCGATCTTGGAGAGGAGGTATTCGAGGAGGCTGTAGATCCGCAGGTGGATCGCGCCGAGGCGCAGGTAGTCGATGCCGGCGAGGCCGCGGTACGCCTGGTGCGGGACGTCGATCTCGAAGACCAGCGGTGTCGGTGTCGCGCCGGGCCGTCCGACGCGTCTCAGGAACGCGGGGGCCTCGCGGTTGAGGACGTACCCGGCGAGGTTGTGCATCCGCAGCCCCTCGCCGGTGGGAGTGAGCGGGGCGCAGTAGATGCTGCCGACGAGACATCCGCCCGAGGGGTAGAGGACCCCGTGTTCGCTGATCTCCTCCAGAGCATGGGTGACGTGCAGGAGATGCAGGGTGGTGTTGTTGCTGAGGGCGTCGAAGAGGGCGTTGCTGTGCAACAGGGCGCCGTTGGGGGCCTCTTCAGCGAGCCGGGTCTCCCACGCGGCCGTCGGCCCTGAGCTTTCAGCAGCGCCGGGGAGGACGGAGGCGCCGTAGAACTCGTGGGCGTCGGCCCATAAGTGGTACGCGTCGAGGAAGTCCATCAGATCAACTCCCGCCGTGCGAACGCTTTCAGGACGGCGGTCGTGCTGTCGGTGCCCGTGACGTGGTCGGCCTCGGACCACAGCACGAGGTCGAAGGCGACGGCCATCAGCTCCTCGAAGGCGTCCACGCGCACGTGCCGGGCGTCCGGCCACCACGTGAGTTTCGGCAGCCGGTACCGGTCGAGCGCGTCGGCCGCCTTCACCACGTCGGCGATCACCCGGGCTCCCGCGTAGTCCGCTTCGTCGTCCGGCGTGAAGTCCGGGTACGGCACCTCGTGCAGCCGCACCGAGACGGCGGCCTGCCGCACGGCCGCCGGAGTCATCTCCAGCCGGAAGCGCCCCCACACGTCCTCGGCGTTAACCGTCAGCCAGCGCGCGGCACGCGCGCCGTGTCCCCGGTCGTCCTGGTCATGAAGGCGCCGGCAGTCGTGCACGGCCGCGGCGACGATCGCCGTGGTGACGTCCGTCTCGTCGAGGCCGACGGCCTGCGCGAGGAGCGCGGCGAGCGCGGCCGTACGCATCCCGTGCCGCACACCGTGGAGGGAATCGTGCAGCCGGGGCTCCGCGAGCCACGCCACGGGCATCGCCGTACGCACGAGAAGCCGCCGGGCAGCAGGGCCCAACCTCGGTGTGCCGTCCGTGAGTTCGTCGGGCCGGTGTTCCGCGATCCACCGCACTGTGGCGGCATCGGTGAACTGATGCCGGGGGAGCTGCTTGCGCGCCGCCAGCTCCACCAGGCTCGGGGTCGTACTCATCCGCGCCCCCGTCACGACTCGGCGTCGGAGTTCTGCCGCGCGGATTCGAACGCGGCCGTGAACTCGGCGAGTTCACTCTCACTCATCAGGATGACGTCCAGCTCGCGGGCGACGGCCGCGATGCGCTCGTGCGCCGCCATCACCTCGGCCGGGCTCGGCTCGTCGTCGAGAAGCACCTCGAACTCGGCGTGGTACCCCCACGCCTCGCTCCACTTCACGGCGATCTCGACGCCGCCGAAGCGGAAGTTGCGGCGCGCGTTGTACGCCTCGTGCATCGTGCTCTCGAAGCCCAGCGCGTTGAAGATCCGCACGGCGGCGGCGATGTCGTCGCGCCCGATGGGGATCTCCGTCTCCGGGAAGGCCGCGCCCTGGCCTATCTTGCCGCCCTTGAGGGTGATCTTCCCGGTGTCGGTGGTGATGTTGTCGGTGACCTTCAGCAACTGGTCGGGCAGCACGTAGAAGTAGATGTACTTGTCGTCGTGCCCCAGGTCATCGCCGTCGCGTTCCAGCCGGGCGACGAGCCGTTCGTGGACTTCCTGGCTGAAGCGGGCGCGCATCTCGATCTCGACAGGCACGGAAACCTCCTTGTTTCGGGCATGGGTGACCCGCCCGGACCGGCCAGGGGTGGGGCCTGGCGGTCCGGCGGGTGGCGGTATTCGGATAGGGCGGCGCGGACGAGGGACTGTCAGGCGATGTCGCCGAACCGGTCCCGTACGACGCCGTCGTGCAGGTAGTTCGGGAGCGGCACCCCGCCCACCGACACGCGCCGGGTGGCGACCTGCTCCAGGGTGTCGCTGGGGAACCCCTCCAGCAGGCGCAGGCACTGCTGTACCCACTCACGCGAGGTGTTCCACTCGGCTGCGTCGCGGTACCGGACCGCCAACGCGTACGCCGTCTCGGCCGCCGTCCAGCGGTCGGTGCCCAACTCCCGCTGGAAGCAGGTCTCCAGCTCCTCGACGGAAGCGACGCGGGTTTCGCTGGTCATGGTGCCCTCTCTCATCCGGTGGTCCCGGTGGTGTTCAACGCGGCGACGGCCCGCCGGTGACGAGACGGCCGTCAGTAGGTGAAGAGCTCGGCGAGGGTCCGGTAGTCGTGCAGCTCGTCCTTCTCGAACCAGAGCCCGACCTCCATCTCCGCCTCCTCCTTGTTGCCCGACGCGTGCACGAGGTTGGCGACCGCCTTGCCGGAGGCCGCGCTGGCGGCCCGGCTGTAGTGGGAGTAGTCGCCGCGGATCGTGCCGGCGGGGGCCTCGTTGGGGTAGGTGCTGCCGACGATCTTCCGCACGGTGGCCACCGCGTCCGCGCCCTCCAGCACCAGCGCGATGACCGGACTCTGCTGCATGAACGTCGCGGTGAGGTTGTAGACCTCGGGGCCGAGCCGTTCTTCGAGGTCGAAGTAGTGCTTGCGCGTGAACTCGGCGTCCATCTGCTTCATCTTGACGCCAATGATCTTCAGTGCCGCGTCCTCGAACCGGGAGATGATCTTCCCGGCGTAGCCACGTACCATCGCGTCCGGCTT encodes:
- a CDS encoding nucleoside-diphosphate kinase, with the translated sequence MTQEQEHPVERTLVLLKPDAMVRGYAGKIISRFEDAALKIIGVKMKQMDAEFTRKHYFDLEERLGPEVYNLTATFMQQSPVIALVLEGADAVATVRKIVGSTYPNEAPAGTIRGDYSHYSRAASAASGKAVANLVHASGNKEEAEMEVGLWFEKDELHDYRTLAELFTY
- a CDS encoding class I SAM-dependent methyltransferase; protein product: MTADTVAEQIAELLRQPTTTHGLARALRAALKELDVHRTHTAALKAWPDGRIDDAPRKVQIGGGAHRIDGYFNIDAVPPADLLWDIREGIPLHDNTVHDLFSEHFLEHIDYPNSAKHYAREAHRVLAPGGRVVTGVPDAGFVLTRYPSGDADTRTLLKKWYGKRDCLDHINTHLDLINYVFRDQDDDPVYHPHYWAYDHDKLVQLFTEAGFATVEPWEFDPQIANPKREWASVYVVAAK